CTGCCCAGGCAGGAAAAGGGGGCAGAGGCTGTTAGGGGTGTCTCTACAGCCCCACAACATCCTTGCTGAGACGTTCCACAGCAAAGTGGGTTTCGGCCAGAGATTGCCAGGGATCTGCCTCCTGAGCAGCTCATGCCCACAGGGGAAGCAAACAGCGGACGACAGCACTTCCATGGTTCGAACCAAACGCCTGCTCTGCAGCTGAGCGGGAGCGCCCCAGGCACCGACCCGGCAGAGGGGCAGTGGGACCAGATGCTATTGGGGCAGTGAAGGTGACTCAGCTGGGACGCTGTTGGGTTCCCCATTTAAGCCTCGATCCCTGAGCTCCCAGCAACTTCCTGTGGGCTAAGCCCTCAGGCTGGAGACCTGGATTCTCACTGAACCAATCCCAGATCAGTCTCCACTCGGGATCCCCCTCGGACATCTGCAACGGGCGCTCAGCAGCTGGTTCTACTGCTGCTGGGCAAAGGGCTAAACAGGACGGAAGGGCTCCTGGTTCAAAGGCTCTTGTGACGTTAATGTGCAAAcaaagggcccgatcctgccacGGGCCAAGCGTCCTAAGGGAAGTTGCTGGTGGTTGAGGACCCTCAGCACCTTAGACACAACAGGCCTGTTTAATTTTCACACACAGACTGCTCCCAGCCTCCTCTGACAGCCTGGAGCCAGGGGCTTTCCAAGCACAGCAGGCCCCACTGACCTGGAGGGGTCGGGCGTGGCTGTGAAGAAATGCACGCAGGGcaaggcggggtcctgggggaggaTGGACACCATGCTCCCCGTGGTGCGGAAGCCCTCCGAGTCCACGCAGATCCCACTGGCCTTGTCCCGCAGGATGTCCATGATGGTCTCCGCCGTGATGCGGCCTAGCAGCACCAGGGGGAAAGAGTTGGAAGATCAATGGGTACGTAACCCTGGTAGGGGGACTGGTTCGTGCTCCCCATCGACCAGCAGCAGGTTAGGTCACCATATTTGTGGCCAGTGAGATGAGACCAAGTGGTTGCTGGATGACCCAGAGAGACACCTCTCCTGAGTGCTAGGTGCTGCTCCTGCCAGCCAACTGCTCCCATCCCATTGGCCAGGGAGACACTGAACAGCCAGGAGGCTGGCTTTGATCCTTCACGTGGATGATAACTGGATGAGGGACCACATGGGcacagccccatccccccacccacctgcatGCTGCTGCAACAGCTGCTTGCCAGCGCAGTACCGGGCCTTGGCCGCCTCCATCCGCacgggctggtgggtcagagagAAGACCTTGGTGAAGTTGAACTCCCCGTCCCCGCTccaccagccctggctctgggcgtGGCGTCTCAGCCCCATGTGCTCGGCAGTAATATCCGTGCCGATGCTCAGCTGGTTGGAGATATTCCGGGTCCCTTCTGCAACAAGACACGGCTTTGATTAAAAGGGATTGTACCGCTGGGAATGTAGCCATGAGGGCTGCCAGCCTGGGCCCTTCCCAAGACCTGACACCTCTATCCACCAATACAATCCAGGCAGGAGTAAGGTAAGCGTCCGGGAAACCGCCTGACCCAGAGAGAGACACCTCTCTAGGAGTGAGAACAAGAGTCGAATTGCCGTGGCCTGCTCAATCCTTGGCCTTTTTGCTGGCACCACAAACGAGGGGGCTGGGGGCGGCTGTGATGtgaactgggctgagacccaccaaactcatcACACCGGCCGCCAAAGAGGCAGCAGATGGTAACAGAGTTTGGTAAGCAGCAGCCTCAGCTGGACTAGAACTGGTCAGCAAGAGGTGAAAGCCTCCACATTTATCTGAGCTATCCAGTCCCCTACGTCCCAGAGCAGCTCCCAGTAGGACTTTTTCATCCATCCCTGTGCAGACAACATCCCTGCTGAGCCTGGACTAGCAGCTCccacacagcacctcctgctgggacaAGCTGGGACTGCAGAAACAGAACTCCCCACTTCCAATATATCCAAGACTTCCGCCTCCCCGGGTATTCACACCGCTCACCTCggatcctctgggctgcccagtACCGGCCGGCAGTCTCCAGCACCCAGGCTTCGGTCCGGTCCGCCAGCAGGAAGGTGTTGTGATAAACGAAAGGGGTCGGGTCCTCCTTGCAGCTGCCGCCCTGCCCGTAGTGCTCCAGCAAAGCCGTGATGGCCTGCAGGGCTTCATGAGCTGACCTGCCTCTCTCCAAACCCAGCCTGCGGCAAACAGAGCAGCTTtggagagggggctgtggggggagccatGGATCTGcactcttcccctctccaggCACAAGCCCAGAGGATCGCCCCAGCACAaccggaggggtggggggcatcaGGCAGCTGCCACAGGACGGAGCTGGGCAGCTCAAAATATCAGATCACAGCCCAACGGAAGGGGTTGGACTCAACACGTCTGGCTGACCAGGGGGCGGCAACACTCCATAGCACCTGTCTCCCACGCCCGGCAACTCTCACCTGACCAAATCCATGCCCAGCagggcctcctcctccccaacagGCTCCTTGGTCCACACCCCTTCGTTCCCAATGCAGACGCCATGCTCATTGGCTCCCATCTCGGCGCCCCACAGCCAAGCCGGGCGGCTCAGGATCACCGCGTGGGTCCTCTCTGCCTGCTCAACTTCTATGTACGTGCACTAGGAGGGCACGGGAGAGAAAGCACACACGACTGGGTTGTGGACCTTCAAGAAAGGGGGCTCCCTCTCCTTAATACAGGGACTCAGATCCCCATCTCTTCCGCCCAGAACTGGGGCCCCCCCCCGCCACATAGTCTGCTCACCTTGAGCTTTGCCCCCCTGGCATAGGTTGCAGCAGGGAGATAGACGACTTCCTGGACTTCATCTCTAGGCCGGTCTGAATTTTTGCCGAAGATCACGGCCCGGGAGGCGGTGGCTGGAGGCAGAGCGACAAAGCAGTCGCAGGAGGAGGGTGCAGGGCGGTTCTGCTCGGCCATCCTAGCTAGGAAGAAACAAGGTGAGTCAGGGTCACCCAATCTCAGCCATTTCTCAAGTGGGTCTCCCTGCCCAGTGCTCGAGCCAGCCATCGGCACCCTTCACGGTGGAGTCCCAGGGCATCCCCGACCATGCCCTCCCAGAATCAGTTCACCCACCCAGCTGCCTCGCACTGATTCCAAGGCCACCTGCTGAGGCCGGGGGTGCCGCCGTGATGCGCTGGCACAGGTTGGGTGAGCACctgggcacaggccagccacgctCAGGGCGGCTGGGGACTTCTCCTGCCAGGGTGATGTCATTTCCCAATTATGCAGCTCTAGCTGGgtcaccccctccagccctgctggcTCCACAACACCCGCCTGTAGGCACCCCCAGCTGAGGAACTCGGCTGGACTCCTGCAGCGACAGCCCCCTGTCACTGGCGGGCGAGTCCGACCAACACACCATGACCTTGGGCCCGTGGATCATGTGGTCAGAGGACTCCCCAAACCCAGCGGAGAGGCCTGGACGGGAGGGCAGCGTATTCCTCCGCCGCTCTGGAAAGAAAATGCCAGCAGAGGATTAGAAGGATCAGGGTCCCTGCTCCAGACGTGAAGGAGTCACAAAACATCCCAGGGATGGAGCCGCAGGAGCTCAGCCCAGTCGAGTGGCTCAGGCCTGGGGCTGTGGCTTGTCCCACGCGGAAGGCAGAGCTCAGGTGCCAAAGGGGATTTGATCCCCTGCATGAAGCTACCCTCGTCACAGCCCTTCTGGGAACGGCTCCCCACCGCCCTTTGCCAACAGGGGCTATCAGGCAGACTGGCTGAATCCAGGCCAGACGGGACCAAAAAACAAAGGCTATTTTGACTGGGATTAAAGACATTTCGGATTAAATTGTCAGAGCAGATATGCCCTAGGGGGACACCCCCCTCGACAATGACCGAAGCCCAGGGACAGCAGGGCCCACTGGCCACAGCATGCCAATGGATCAGCCCTAtctccccctctgcagcccccccgCCCACGTTGCACGGCCCTGACTCCGCACCTCCCCCCCCGCATTGCACGGGCCTGCGGGGTCTgtccccaccttccccccctgGGGCTGCATTGCATGGGCCTGGGGGGctccccgcactcccctcccccagggctgcatTGCACGGGGCTGGGGGGCTCCCCTTACTTCCCCCCCGGGGCTGCATTGCACGGGCCTAGGGGGCTCCTCGaacttccccccccccggggctgcaTTGCACGGGCCTGGGGGCTCCCcgcactccccccccccggctgcaTTGCACGGGCCTGGGAGGTCTGCCcgcacctcccaccccaccctgcatTGCACGGGCCTGGGAGGTCTGCCCGCACGTCCCCCGCCTGCATTGCACGGGCCTGGGGATCTCGCCGCACGTCCCCCGCCTGCATTGCACGGGCCTGGAGGCGCGTGTCCCCACCTGTCCACCCTGCCTCGGCTCCGCGCTCTGCGCCCCCCGCCGCCGGGACCTTCCGCGGCTCGGAGCTGGCAGCGGCGGCGCCCTGTGGCTGGAGGCTGCTAAGGCAGGAGCGGGGCCCGGGGCAGAGGGGAGCAGCGCCGTTTCCTGCTCTCCCCGTGCGGGATTTGAACCAGGGACAGACCAGGAGTCACCCCGGGCtggccggcccggcccggcccggagCTAACCGCACCGCTAGGAGGCGCCCTTGCGccctgctcctcctggctccggAGGCTATGGACTGGCTGGGATTCCCCTAACAGAGCCCCCTAGGGAATGAGTGGGATCCCCTGGCTAACACCTCCCATGGACCAAACGGGGGTTCCCCTAGCTAATACCCCTTCTAGGAATGAATGGGGTCCCCTATGGACTAAATAGGGGTCCCCTAGCTAATACCCCTTCTAGGAATGAATGGGGGGCCCCCTAGCTAACACCCCCTGTGGACTAAATGAGGGTTTCCAAGTGAATACTCCCTTTTAGGAATGTATGGGGTCCCCCATGGACTGAATAGGGGTCCCCTAGCTAATACCCCCTTCTAGGAATGAATGGGACCCCCTGcctaacaccctcccccccccacggaCCGAACGGGGGTTCTCCTAGCTTATACCCCCTTCTAGGAATGAATGAGGCCCCCTAGCTAACACCCTCCCTCATGGAACAGGATGGGCTCTCTTCGCTTTAATCCATTTGCCACCCAGCTCTCCTCCTTTTGCCTCTGTGAGGTCAGGGCAGTTGCTGGAGAGACCTGCTTTCTCCTACTCCCTTGTGCCATTTGCTTTTCCTGTCTCACCCCTTCCGCTCCCCTGCACACCTCTCTGGGATCGGTCGCACGTGTCGTGCACACCCCAGATCAGTGCAAGCAAGTCACACCTGCTTCCTAGCCGGCTGAGACCTGCTTTGTAACTCGCACCCTGGGTGAAATCCCTCCCGGGGCCACTTGGCGATCGGATGGGAAGGGTGTCCTCCTATGGCAGGCATGAACTGGGCCCAGGGAAACGCGGGGAAAGTGGCCAGAGGACTACAAACAAGagggtgaggaggagagagacactCCCCGGCGAGTTGGAGTCATTCGCTCCCTGGCCGACTCCCTGTACTGGCTCCTGTTGCTTCATCCCAGGGTCCCCTGCTCGCGGACCGGTTCTGCCAGGCTCAGGTTCCCTCCGGCATCAACTCCGCGTCGTAGGCCAGAAATGCCAGCCAGGTTCCCTGATTGCTGGCCCCCCTTGAGGTCAATGCAGCAGGCCTAGCCCCatgcagagcccagctgggggatCCCGGAGTGGttctgccttggggaaggggtgttgggggggtgtgtggggagagtgGGCGCAATCTCTGGTCAGGCCTCCTCTAGGCCCATCCTGTGAGTAATGAGGGGAAGGGGGctgcaattagggtgaccagccagaaagtgtgaaaaatcaggatggggtggggggtcataggagcctgtataagaaaaagaccccaaaatcaggactatccctataaaatcaggacatctggtcaccctagctgcaacCTACAGTTCAGACTCCCACCAGCCCACTCTCTGAAGGTCACAACACGTTGATCAGGCTTGACTCATCCAAGCATCTTTAATGTTGCAAGGGACAGATAGATGTAGGAGTCAGCCAGATTTGCCCTGTGGGGGTCCATGACCTGCCAGGTCAAAGGGCatctgggggtggtggggtgaCCAGCTGCCTACTACCCCTCTCCCCAATCTTAGGGGACTAGGGACACTCTAGGAGTCACCCAGACTTTGGCtgggctgtggctgctggggtTGGTGTGGCCTGGCCAAAGGCCCCATTTGAAGAGTTGAGGGGAAGCAGGCACCAGCAGTAGAAAGTGGGATCTAGAGAAGAAATGCCTGAGCCGTACCCAGACAGGCCGTTCCAAGCACGGacgcccccttcctcctccccgctCACATTTGGAAATCTTCGGCTAGGAGGGGGGAAAATGCTTCCAAAATTACATTGTACAATAGTTCCTGTCTCTGACTGCGAATGGAATTGTGTCTCTTGGAGCAGACGTAAAGCAAAGGTCTTCACCAATCGTTGTCATTTTTACAGGAGGTGGTGTGTTGTAACCCCATTGTCCTGGCCAAATTATACGCAGGGTAATTACATTCTACCCCCTTAAATTCTCCCCTGCTATTTCAATTGGTTATTGCAGTATGGTGGTGTTGTGAGCTGTTAAACCAGCTGCAGCATTCCACCCCAGAAGCAGTTGCATTTTCAGTGGCGGGTAAAGTGAGCCCTCTGTCTAAAGCACATTGAGATCCTTCCAGATGAATAGCAAGATTGTTACTAGGGCTCAGCAGGAATAATATTTATTCCAGGCTGGCAAAAACAGCACTGAAATTTGCCAGCCCATGCACAAAATTGACTCAGTGTGAGGGTGCCAAAAATGGGACTGATCAATAAAGAGACTTTATGTGGCTGTCAAACTGAACATTGCGGGGCTGACTTATTCTAGAGACACGATGATTATCATTGATAGGAGGCTCCAATCCAGATTATTGAGAGAAAGGGTCATTTAGGGCTACAGCACTGCACTGTGACTCAGGAGACCTCAGTTCAGGACTGGGCTCTGACACAGAATGGCCCAGCTGCTCTCCTCAAAGTTATGTTAGGATCttcaatacctttgaggatttgggccttatTCACTCTgagcctctgtttcccatctgtgaagTGGGGCTAAGGCTTCTCATTTCTTGTCTCTGTGGACTGTAAACTTTTTGGTGCAAGAACTGTCtctcctatgtgtttgtacagcacctagcaccatggggccttGCGCTCAGTTGGGGCCACTAAGCGTTACTGTAATACAATTACTGAGATGACTGGGGTCCTATTGTGtgcagtgctgtacaaatatataggaAAAAACAGTCTCTGAGTTTACTGTCTGAAGGAGGCAGAAACAGGAAGGGAAGGGGCCAGGGATATAACATGCCAAGAAGTGGCCACAGGGTTGACCGGCACCTCTTGGATGTCTCTGAATGTGAGTCTCTTAACATAGGCTAGGACTAAAACCTAGGTGGTAGGTGGTTTTTTTATATGGTTTTAGGAAACAGCAAAGGCAAACTGACCAGGTTGCTCTCTGCCACAGTGAGGTGTAAGGGGGATAGGGCACAGAACTAGGCTTTAGGAgccctgggctctgttcccagctctgccactgactgctgtgtgaccttgggcaagtcccttcctctgtgcctcagtttcccccacccttcctctgCCTGCTCTCTAGGGCGGAGACTGCGTCAATGTGACTGCACATGACACAGCGCAGTGGGATCCCAATTTTGGTTAGTGCCTGAGGATGCTAAGGTAACATGGATAATAATGTCAGAGAAGTGGCCGTAAGGCCTGGAAGCTGATCTGCATGGCTTTGAGGGGCTCCGGCTCAATCAGCTTGTGGGGAAGCAGGGCTTGAGTCAATTTGCCAGGCTTGGCTGAGGGCAGCGAAGGAGTATTTCAGTGGCTGACATTTGGATGGGAAGCGTCCCATTTCATCATGCTCGTCCCGAGCTATGAAACCAGACTTGTTTAGCAATGGTGAGCAATCCCTCCTACCACTGCCGGATGACAAACTGTGTGGGATAGCCATGGGAAAAGGCTGAGTGCTCATCCGACATGTCCCTTCTTGAAAGGGGATGATGGGCGAGGCCGGGGCAGCCTGTGGCTACTGCTGGGTGTGGACAGCACCGGAGACAGCGGGGGCACTTGGAGAAGACCCCCTTGCTTAGTGGCCCCAGTCCTGCTTCTCTGACAGGACCACCAAAGGATATGCAATAGAAGGggtccccttttccccccatccTGGAGTCGGTTGGCATCATCACTGTATTTTTGCAGATTCACACGGGAAGGCCCACCAAAGTCAGTGATgttccttgggggagggggagaggacaaACCCACATGGCTCATGGCCTAAAAATACAATGAGAGGAGGATCAGAATAGTTACTTGGGGGGTGGGTGGTATTCGAGTGCTCAGAGCCCCCTCTTTGTTGCATCGCTTTAAGCTGGACACGGTGGGCATCTCGAATTCAGCAGAGATAGAGACCACAGCTCAGCATGTGGAAAACACACAATTTTATTATGGTACAAAACACAAACCCACAAACCATCACCCCAGGTCTCTTCATAGCAGCAAAGGATCCTACATGGATCTGTGGGGCTCCTACGGTAACAGCTTGGGAAACAGGAAAGCAGCCCAGCACCCAGGGTCACGAGCAGCCAACTTCTCCCCTAGCCAAACTGACCACGGGTGACTGGGCACCagcctctcctgtctcccatgccCCACATCAGGCATTGGAAGCCAACAAAACCTTCCTGCCACCTCCCAGGAGCAGGTACAAGGCAGCAGAGTGTCACTCATTGCCAATTCCATCCTTGTATCCTACGTGCGGACGGCCACATGGGAACAAACCAAAGAGCCGGTTGGTCTGGTGTCTTGTCTCCTCTCACACTGGATCTggccaatggcccatctagcccagggtCTCCACCTCCCCGATCAGACCAATGGAACAATATCTTTTGACCCCATCAAATCTAGTCAATAGTCCATCTATTCTGGTGTGGCAGGGATACCAGATCTCCTAGCCAACTCCATTAGCCCATCTAGCCTAGTCTCCCTGCCTCGCTGATGGACCCAGCAAATTAGACAGGAGTAGGCAATTCTTTTTCGTCAAGGTCTAGTTAAGGTCCGGACtccagagaagaaaaaacaacagtgatgataagtaaataaaagaGGTCCATTCAAAAAGCATCTGGACAGCATTAAGGTTTTGGCCTgcagtccacctattgactacccctgcaaTACGGTAGCCCCACCTCACTGCCACTTCAGATCCAGCCAGTGGCCCATCTAGCTGGGTCTCCCCACTCCCTGAATCAAGCCAATTCGTCTCTGTAGCCCGGTATCTCCTGGATCAAACCAACACACTCATCAACCCAGCATCCTTCCCCCAATGGTTCAGCTACCCCACCTCCAGCTGTGTCTGACATTAGATGCTCCTGTGCTGTATCTACCGATGTGATACTCTGCTCTGAGGAGGGGAAATTCCCCCACAACCATCCAGCTAGGGAtcagcttatgccctgaagcacaagtTTCAAGGCACCGCCCCAGCTGGCTTGGTATTCCTGCCTGTATGTTCCTCATCTGGGCAGTCCCCTTCCAGGGAGAGAGTGGAGGGCTAGGAGATGCTTGAACTAGTGAATTCTGAAGCACAGCACCAGCAAGCCCCTCCTGAAATCCCCACTATGcagcaggctgggctggctgcagcAGGCGAGGGACCTAGCGAGCAGTCTCTCCCCACCCAGTTTTACAGCCAGCATTGCCCCATAAATCAAAAGCCTGATGGACGGAGGCTGGGTTCTGAGACATCCTAgctgcagggaaggaggcagcgagCAGGGGAGAAGCTGCCTAAATCCCCTGCTTCCACTGGTTTCCCTTCCATAGTGTTCAGCCATCTTGGGACAGACCTATCTTGTACATGACTCTCTGGATCCAGGCACCAATTCAGAGGTCTGCTTCAAAAAGCAGTTTtgtcccccagcctctccaaTGCCTTCGCCAGCAGAAAGCAGGCAGGAGCAATTCTATTAGGGGGAACAGCGATTTTGCCCACTATCGATGGAGGGGGCAGGCCAGATGTGATGAGCTGAGCCCAGATGCCAAGGAATCCACCCCAACACCCAAAGGCCCTTATGTTCTCAGGACCTGTTCACGGGGCACAGGAGGGAGAGATCAGACCAGCTCTGCTTCAGAGCTCCCAGGGAATAATGCCCCACATCTGCTCTGGGATGGAAACCTGTAGCCATAAGCATGTTTAAACTGTGGTCACTGCTAACAAAGGGGTCAGGTCACCCAGCCCAACTCCCATCAGCTTCACTGGAAATCAGTGGCCTGAGGATCTATCTACGCTGGGCCATTCAGGAAAACtaatctgaattaatttttaaagtggattagttcaACTGCATTAAACCTCTGTGTGGATGGCCTTATTCAGAAGTAATTTGATTTAGCTTCATTCCCATTTAACTAATGCACTTTAAATTTACACCTGTAGTTAATCCAAATTATCTACTTTCCTGAATGTTCTTTTATAGACATGACCAAAGAGGCAAAGTTTAGAGCCACATACATACTTGCTCAAAGTTCAGCAGGGCTCTGGGTTCAGCAGGGCTCTGGATGGACCAAAACTAGAATTGTTGATGCAAACTCTACTTCTCCCAGCTCCAATTCCTGATACTGGGGGTAGGACACTCTGAACCTGGATCTAAACCCACACTGCTTTTGCTGCATAAATAACCAACCAGTTATTAGCAAGAATCTAGCACAGTCTCCTTGTTGACAGCACAGACAGGGATAGACTCTAGTTAAGGTAAGGTGGTTTTGGATTTTCAGTGGTAAATATAAATAACTGTTAATTTCTTCCTCCACCTaggaagttattaaaaaaaactccaCTGAAATTTACAAGGAGAGACATTTAAATACAGTGGCAGCCAGTTGTATCCCTGAAGTTAATGGAGGGATAAACCAGGCCTCTGTTTTTTCACACAGGGAGGCAGCTATCCATCTCTTCCGCTCTCTGTTCTGTCTGGTAATCAGTCAATTAAGAGGAGGATTTTATTTGTGACTGATGAATTGTGATTTCTACAATTGTGACATTTGGTCTGAATTAGTTTGGTGTCCCAGTTGTTTTTGTCGTCACTTTCCTGAGAAGGTAAAAATGCAAATGGaaaagaatctgaaaataaatcAATATTATACCCTGGAAGAGACAGTGGGTGCACTGGGAATGTGACTAAGCCAATCACACGGACGGACGGCTGAGAGGGAAAAGGTTCTTGAGGAAACTGTGCTAGGGAACAGAGGaatcctgcagcctttactcacACGAGTTATTCCAACAAGACTCAGACTTGCAACACGTTTAGATTCTTTGCCCTCAGCTATCCACGAGTGTCTCAGAATTTCTCAACCCTTTACCAAAGCCTGGCTGCAGCGAGCACAGTTCTGATCCCAGCCCAGATGGGACCAGAAACGAGCAACTGGTTTTTGAGACCGGTACTGGGCAACTGCCCCACCAAAGGTGCACATTAAACGAGCTTTGTTTCTAAGCTTCCATCCTCCCCAATTGGCAAAGCCTGGTTTCAccttattaataatattaataaaataaaaataataataataaatcagtcTAAGATAAAGAGCTCGGCTCATATTCGGAGGTGGGTCTGAACCTCCTCCAACCTCCTAATGCTCTGGAAGTTAGAGGCTTCTTGGTCTCCAAACTCCACTCTAAATTTGGCAAATTACCCCATGTTTTAATAATGGGCCAAACCAGGATATCAGCTGTGAAAAATCCCCAGGCTGAATTCTTGGCTGGTGTCAATCAGCGCACTGAATGGAGGGGAACCGaaagacaccagctgaggatccggccCCCAGAATTTTGGATCTAGAGGTAGCCGCAGCCGTGTTTTAAAACCTCATCCCAACTTTAACGACAGAGGCCCAACCCTCCACTCCCCAGTTACATTTGCGCTGGCGAAGAGCCAGTCTTACTTGCTCGAGGGTTCTGCCGACATTTCGGAAAACAATTATATGAAACAactacttcatttaaaaaaaaaggggggggtaggatcaagagaaaaaaatacaaagtttCCTTCAGGataaactggtttaaaatcagcagtttaacaaaaaaacaaacaaacaaaaaaaagaacaacagggcagggggagggtggaattTCTAGGGATGTTTCCCAACCCATCAGCTTCCATAGCACAAATGATAATCTAGGCATTCAATAAATATCGCTGGAGTGCA
This is a stretch of genomic DNA from Gopherus evgoodei ecotype Sinaloan lineage chromosome 23, rGopEvg1_v1.p, whole genome shotgun sequence. It encodes these proteins:
- the SCRN2 gene encoding secernin-2 isoform X2, with the protein product MAEQNRPAPSSCDCFVALPPATASRAVIFGKNSDRPRDEVQEVVYLPAATYARGAKLKCTYIEVEQAERTHAVILSRPAWLWGAEMGANEHGVCIGNEGVWTKEPVGEEEALLGMDLVRLGLERGRSAHEALQAITALLEHYGQGGSCKEDPTPFVYHNTFLLADRTEAWVLETAGRYWAAQRIREGTRNISNQLSIGTDITAEHMGLRRHAQSQGWWSGDGEFNFTKVFSLTHQPVRMEAAKARYCAGKQLLQQHAGRITAETIMDILRDKASGICVDSEGFRTTGSMVSILPQDPALPCVHFFTATPDPSRSVFKPFIFVANVTPVLKVMSPSFGDKDPVQKVPRFQSRVDRRHELYQAHQAALDLMETSQEQGQKLQQTMQDLERQGLEAMKEMLAGGITLDPEELADLLFDCVDTEIKFYK
- the SCRN2 gene encoding secernin-2 isoform X3, which gives rise to MAGSSTGQGDPLEKWLRLGDPDSPCFFLARMAEQNRPAPSSCDCFVALPPATASRAVIFGKNSDRPRDEVQEVVYLPAATYARGAKLKCTYIEVEQAERTHAVILSRPAWLWGAEMGANEHGVCIGNEGVWTKEPVGEEEALLGMDLVRLGLERGRSAHEALQAITALLEHYGQGGSCKEDPTPFVYHNTFLLADRTEAWVLETAGRYWAAQRIREGTRNISNQLSIGTDITAEHMGLRRHAQSQGWWSGDGEFNFTKVFSLTHQPVRMEAAKARYCAGKQLLQQHAGRITAETIMDILRDKASGICVDSEGFRTTGSMVSILPQDPALPCVHFFTATPDPSSPKGDVSELR
- the SCRN2 gene encoding secernin-2 isoform X1, with translation MAGSSTGQGDPLEKWLRLGDPDSPCFFLARMAEQNRPAPSSCDCFVALPPATASRAVIFGKNSDRPRDEVQEVVYLPAATYARGAKLKCTYIEVEQAERTHAVILSRPAWLWGAEMGANEHGVCIGNEGVWTKEPVGEEEALLGMDLVRLGLERGRSAHEALQAITALLEHYGQGGSCKEDPTPFVYHNTFLLADRTEAWVLETAGRYWAAQRIREGTRNISNQLSIGTDITAEHMGLRRHAQSQGWWSGDGEFNFTKVFSLTHQPVRMEAAKARYCAGKQLLQQHAGRITAETIMDILRDKASGICVDSEGFRTTGSMVSILPQDPALPCVHFFTATPDPSRSVFKPFIFVANVTPVLKVMSPSFGDKDPVQKVPRFQSRVDRRHELYQAHQAALDLMETSQEQGQKLQQTMQDLERQGLEAMKEMLAGGITLDPEELADLLFDCVDTEIKFYK